The segment acacacacacacacacacacacacacacatccacagatTTACTCACATCAGCCAGTCGTATAAAATCATCACACAGATCAAGATCATCTCATCTCACCCCAGGTTTTGGTGTCTTGTTTATTCAGAGCTGGATGCTCCACCGTACAACTGTATGAGTCTCCTTCCTTTGGAATGAAACTCAGACTGGAAAACAAGCCCAGAGTACCGTCAGGGTTTCTGTAATGTGGACTGAGCATCGCCAGATGCGTCACGTTGGTGCCGTTTTTGCTCCACAAGACTGAAACTGGAGGAGGGAAGAACGCCATCACGTGGCAGACGAGAGTGTTCGACTCCTTCAGCCggatctcctttttggggtagATGGAGGTCGTGGGAGGTTCTGGAGAACAtaaagacagtgaatgaatgattctGTTCCTCTGATCCCTGTAGGTGTTGCCACAGGTGATCTATCAatcaaccagacagtaggagtcactgttggaGTGGCATTGGCGTTTTACTCCATTCGGCCTTCCCTCCTTTACACATGGCCAGTTGCCTCTGTTAACTGCCCAACCAGGCAACTGCCAACACTAGATGGTGGTTTGCTAGAACGTTACACTGCTACGTCAACCAAACCCTCAATGTTTCTGTTGCCCTCTCAGCCTACCTCTTCACTCGCTGGTTAGTTTAGATTCTATCCCACTTTTAATCTGCTTGTGCATTGATTCGTCGGACGCACATACAGTGTCCCAAGCTACAAACATAATACAAACACACGTGTAGTGAAATCTTACCCAGATGTTCGGCTAGATCTTTGTAGGCCTCTTTTAGCTCTGCCAGCACTTGTTTGCAGAAGTTATCTATCTGCTCAGCTTTTTTAGGCACATCTGGAAACTGCGGAAAGCCGACGAAGTCCGGTAACGTGACGTTAGGTGTGCTCGTTTTGTAATCGAAGTAAGCAATCGTTTCTTCGCCGTATTTAATGGAAAAGTCAGAGATACGCTCGCTGCAGCCATTAAGCAGTCCAAACGTGTAGAGCCCTGTTGAGGACAAACGATAAGATTCAAGAGTCAGACTGTGCTGCTGTGCTTCTCCTGGCTGCTGTTACGGGTGCTGAATAATCAAACCCTCAGTGACCTCTGTAACGTCCAACCTGCATTCTGGTGTTCTGCTGTGATGAAGCTTTAGAAAAAGGGACGTcggtcaggtggcgcagtggtaaaaacagagcagagctgacatttcaaacacgACGGTTTGAAACTTAGCTTTGCCATCCAGCtggactgggctgggcagcaaCTTGGCTGGGCTAGggagctcataactgatgcaattacaacctctgctggccgattgatTACGCCTGCATAGAGTTACAGAGTATCagctctgtacacaaagctgatatatgtgaactcgcctcgtgaaggtgaaaagatgcagatggctactgctcatgtgtcggagggggcttgtgtcagtctcactctcctcaatcagaagtgcaGATCAGCATCGGTATGacattggatatgactagattgggagggaaaatgcaaaaatgggaCGTCATATTTATcttcagaatagaacagaatagaatgtttattgtcactatacacaggtacaatgaaatttatgGCATGTCTCTCCAATATAGGTAGTAACAGCAGTAGAGAAAAATAGTAACACTAAAATCCCCCCcaaaattatttacactctgCATACGTAAATGTACATGCgtctttataaatattaaatcctGGATGTGTGCAAATGCTGCATAGTCCACAACACACGTGAAGTCAAATATctggcaacctttggattattTTTAGCATGAATGCCTTTGCTGTTTGGTCCACAGTAGATGTTTCGTTGGTCCGTACCAGACTCCACAACCTTCTCGTccctcctctgaccactgtctgTGGTGACACCCCTTGCTGTTTGGGAGATTCCTCAACCCAGTTGACTGTCTAGAACCATCTGGTCCTTATCAAAGATCTTATCAGATCTGCTGCTTTCGACACGTGAACTATGAGGAACCTCCATCAACCCAGTGTCTAATAAAACCCTCAAATTcacatgcacatttttggaAGATGGATTGAATTTTTGGCTCTAAATAAAATCCACATCACAAAGTTCTGAACTGAAATTTGACCTTACaagctaaaaaaaacacattcataAAGATCATCtctgattattataattacataataaagcaaaacacaaaaactgTGAACATAAAAACTGCTCCTATAATGAAACCAGCGTGTAATTTAACTCACCTGCTGCATGTGTGTATAGAATACAGATGAAATTCAGTATCAGGATGAAGAGTTCTGCCATTTTATCACCgaaattaatttctttttttgttaatgGGGAAGTGGTTTAGTTTTTATAATCTTACAGGTCCACAGGTGAGAGCTACCAGACCTGTTTTTCCTGCTTTAAaggccgtgtgtgtgtttcaaatattttaaatatcatgAATAGCAGTGTGTTTTTAACTCGTAACAGGTGATGTGATATAATCTGATAGGATTAACAAACATGAATGAAGTTACAGGAGGAATAAATGTGCACcggtttattttttcttttattaactGGACGCAGAAGGAGAGAGAAGAATGTCTGATGCACCGCTCTGTCGAGTCTTCCTGCACCTCTGTGTTTTATTCACTACAGGTAAGATTgggattagtaaatgtagatgtaagTGAGTTGgtgagtgtgtttttttttctgaatgtgattagtaaatgcagatgtgagtgagtaggtgagtctCCTAACCTTAAATGAAGCTTTAAAGCTCCACCATAGATGACCAGGAGTGGGAAGCCTGGAGGCCTGGAGGCTCTTCAAGCATCATTACAGGAGAAAAAGTGAACTGTTGAGATCCACTTGcaaaacaattagtgtcctcactTCCCAAACCATTTAAAAGTCTCATTAacaagctgctcaggtggcgcagcggtaaaaacacacgctagaaccagagctgggatctcgaatacatcgtatcgagtctcggctctgtctgccggctgggctgagaagccacatgaacaaacgatcggcctgttgttcagatttgggcggggtggcacggtgactcggtgggtagcactgtcacctcacagtaagaaggtcctgggtttgattcccaggtggagcgacgCAGGTCCTTTCTGCTTGGAGTTTGCAGAACTTAGtttaatttagtgtctccaattcacctcacttgcatgtttttggactgtgggaggaaacccacgtagacacgggagaacatgcaaactccacacagaatgacCCAAACctcctcacctggggatcaaacccaggaccttcttgctgtgaggtgacagtgctacccacttacaattaaataaaataaataaatgttgcaggcatcaaattctaaatgtgtttatatttacaaaacacaacaatcagtgatctttttgtttttaagataaTTAGCAAATCATAGATTCTTCTTTCACTGTGTTTTAcaacatgtcccaacttttctggaaacacggtttgtgatttttatattttatttttcagcgAGCGCTTATTACATCTCTAACATAATTCAGTGTGAAACCGACAGCTCGCTTCAGGGCATGAGATTAATTTTGTCCATGATGTACAACAAGCAAAACTTCCTGTCGTACGACAGCTCTGAGATGGAGATCATCGG is part of the Trichomycterus rosablanca isolate fTriRos1 chromosome 7, fTriRos1.hap1, whole genome shotgun sequence genome and harbors:
- the LOC134317500 gene encoding SLA class II histocompatibility antigen, DQ haplotype D alpha chain-like, translating into MQVGRYRGLYTFGLLNGCSERISDFSIKYGEETIAYFDYKTSTPNVTLPDFVGFPQFPDVPKKAEQIDNFCKQVLAELKEAYKDLAEHLEPPTTSIYPKKEIRLKESNTLVCHVMAFFPPPVSVLWSKNGTNVTHLAMLSPHYRNPDGTLGLFSSLSFIPKEGDSYSCTVEHPALNKQDTKTWDVDVDVDQQSVYPSVVCYVGLVLGLLGVAVGVFFIVKARQLIN